DNA from Ictidomys tridecemlineatus isolate mIctTri1 chromosome 12, mIctTri1.hap1, whole genome shotgun sequence:
GGGCCATGCACTGGGTTGGGGACAATAGGAATACCAAGAGGAATAGGACATTCTCCAGGGAGCTTCCCGCTGAGTAGAGGAGGCAGGGGCCTCGAAGAGGATGCAGGAGACTGAGAAGAACGGGGGAAACCTGGCGGCCAGCTCCCCACCGAGGGCCAGGGCCGGAGGCTGGTTGGCTGACAGCACCCTGTTCTCTGTTGCAGAAGTCAGCATGGCCAAAGTCCCTGACCTGTTCGAAGACCTGAAGGACTGCTACAGGTAAGAAGCAGGTCCCCGGAGCCCCACGCTCCCAGGAGATGAATCGGACTCAGAAGGTCAGGGTCGTGGGTTTTCCCCGAtgtatggaagctagagaggaaagaggaaaagaaagtgggtggaggatctcatgaaaatcaaagggggATCAGAcgagcagaggaaagagaatgaggcaggaaggaggagaagaggggaaaaggaagcactggagtgatactggccaaatattatagttatattgtgtgcatttaAGAATATACAACAGCAACTCCCGTCATTATACATACcaataaaaaacaggaaaaaaatatgtccTACCTCTTGTGATTTAATGAGGGGTTCAAGGCTTACTAGACTCCAGGTAGGTGTTACATGGGGTCAACAGACAGAGGCTATGGAGAGGCACCCTGGCCCTGAACTCAGAGAAGATTCAAAGAAAAACCCAGGGAAACTAAGCGTCCAGCGTGTTAAACTAAAATTACATTGGCTGGCAGATGGACACTTTAGAAAAGTTATCTTTAGCTGGgtgccgtggtgcacacctgtaatcccggaggctcgggaggctgaggcaggaagacctccagtttgaagccagcctcagcaattcagcgacactctaagcaacttagtgagaccctgtgtcaaaatacaaaaatacaaagggctggagatgtggctcagtgtggtaaagtatccctgggttcaatcctggtaccaaaaaagaagtcAGCTTTGAGGCATGCTGGGTCCTACTCCGGGACAGCATCAACTTATTCTGGCCTCAGCTGAGCCCTGATACAGTGCACTGTCTGAGAGAGAACCCATTCTCAGGGATTTTGATCTtgatcaggaggaggaggaaatggctGCCCGGTCATACAAGCACCCGAAGGCACACAGCCAAACTTCATTCCAATATAGAAGAAAGATCTCGGTGATCAGAAAGTTAAAATGAGGGAGTGTTTCATGATGTTCCCATTACCCAGGGTAAATACTAACACAAACTGGGCTATCAGGTTGTTGCCTGGATGTTTTGCCAGGTTTACATCGTGGAATCTGTTTTAGCAAATACCAAAGCAGAGGACCTATCTGCTGTTGCAAAAGTTGCTCTTTTCTCTCCAGGAGCTTAAGTTCAACAAAGCTCTCCAAGTCATTAGCCGAGCCAGGTTCACAGGTGAGGCCTAAATCAAGTACGAGGCCTGTTCTAAAGATGATTAATTCCAAATTAGTAAGTAGGGATTGCTGTGGATAGGAGAACTCCTGATTCTCACGGTAGCGGTCACGGCCGCGTGCGTGGCCTGTTAAAAGAGGATGCCCAGTGAGCCCAGGGAAATGActgacttcctctttttcttgacaGTGAAGATGAAGACTACAACTCCACCATGGACCATCTGTCTCTGCATCAGGTGAGCCAGGGCTGTGGTCCTTAGAGCCGATTGTCACCCAGCACTTCCTCCACCTCGGGAGCTCAGCCCTTGCCTGGCTCTACTGGTGGTTGCTGGCATTCTTCACTTTCTCCGGCTTTTCCAGAACAGAGCAGAACTATCCTGAAACCCTGAGCATGAGAGCTCCCGGGCCAGTCTTTAGGCAGTTAGCTGGGCCATCCTGAGATGGCCCCCCCTGGCCAGTCCACCGGGAGTCTGTCTCCTGACCTGACCTGGTGTGGTCACCCTCTCTCCTGCCAGCTCCAGAGGTGAGGGGCAGCCCCCTgcttccccacacacacacacacacacagcccggTGGAGAAGCAGACCGAATGAGAGAGAAATCTCAAACCCTCGCCCAGAGGTGCTATTTTGTGTGTTGTGGCACCAGCTTTAAAAGCTGTTCCCAGAGGAGTTTGGCCATCCCTGGGCATCTGCGCAGCATGGGTTCCAGGACCCTGCAATCCCAGCATCTTCAGATGTTCAGGACCCTGACGGGGGGCAGCTAGTATTTGCAAGTCACCTCCACAAATCATCCTCCTgggtactttaaatcatctctaagtTACTTGGGACCCTAACACAATGCAATTGCTATGTAAATCATTGCTAGAGTGCATGGTTTAGGAAATAAAGATGAGGAAAACACATATTTCTTGTCCAAATATTCTCCACATGAGCTTGGTTGGCTCTGAGAATACGGAACCCTTGGGAACAGAGGTGACTGTATTTCAAGCACTAACAAGTAGAGGCTTCCCCCGAAGGGCACCACCGGCTGGTAAGGCTGCCCCCTCCTGAGATCATTTGTTAATGTAGCACGTGACAACATCTCATTTTCAAGCTGTCAGAGGGATGCAAGTCTTCCCAAGACACAGAGAAAGGAAGTAGGGAGGGAAAAGTCCGCATGGCGTCCCAGACCCACCCAGAGAGCCCCCTCACCCAGTCTGCAGAATGTAGCTCTCTGAAAGGAGTCCCTTTCCACAGCCATCCATAGCCACTCAGTggccattttttcttcttcaaagaaatccttctacaccacgaGCTACCACTCACTTGGTGAGACCTGCGTGGACAAGCTGATGTCTCAGAGCACCTCGGAAACCTCGAAGACATCCAAGCTCACCTTCAAGGAGAGCCTGGTGCTGGTGTCTGCCAACGGGAAGACCCTGAAGAAGAGGCGGCTGAGCTTCCATCAGCCCATCTCCGATGACGACCTGGAGGCCATTGCCTACGACCTAGAAGAAGGTAAGGACCCTGCACAAGGTGTCCTCAGCCTCTAGCTCTTAAGAGGTCTGAGTCAAAATAACCAGAGGCAGCTAGGGTTCAGCCTGCTGACCTCCAAAGGAGGGGTAACTGGCCATTCTCCAGGGGGAGAGATCAGCATGGCCTGAGGCTAGAATCCTCACTCCTGGGCTCCTTTCTTGGCCTGTTGTAAACGTCAGGTGACTTTTAGAGAGTTGGGAGAAAGTAGTTCTGTACTGTTAGTGGGTAACCTCTCCTTACCAGCTCTGCCTCCTTACTCTCTGATACTTACTCTCCCCTGGAGTTCCTACCTCATTTgattgtaaagattaaatgagtcaTCACTCTCAAACTTCTGGACTAGAATAACGTGTGGTGTAGAGTAACCACCCAAGAAATGCTAGCCGTTGTTACTGTCACCACTATCACTACTGCCACCTCTATTAATATGACCAACACCACTCATTTATTAATGTTGCACTCTCTCCTTGCCCTGCAACAACCTCACACTCTCCTtttacataggagaaaacagctcCCGGAGATGTGTAGCCTGCCCACACACCTGTACACGGGAAGCCCTCACATCTAACTCAGTTGACTAACATCATCCTGGGTTTCCTCCATGCCTTAATGAAACATaaacaggatatatatatatgtttttaagatCATTCCTAAGCAATGATACATGTTCACCTGAGAAGGCTTTAAAAtacaaggaaatagaagaaaggaCATAAAAATAACTCACTTCTGCTGCTCAGAATTTATAACTTTGATCTCAGAATGCATTCATTTGAAAGCATAGATAGGGACACTGGTAGTCTTCCTGGCCACTTAGAAACCTCTTGACAACCAAAAATGAGAAAGTCACACAAataacctcttttaaaaaaacacacacacacacaactattgCCTGAGAAAtcagtttaaaaagaaacaaataagtcGTCACAAGGCTACTCTTAGAGTGAAGTCTAGCACTGACTGACTTTGCATCTCTCTGTTTCCTCTCCTGGACTCAGCTAGGCCTGCTGCCCTTCCAGCACTGCTGGCTAGGCTCGTGTTAGCATGTAAGGTGCATGTGTCCTCTGCGTTCATATGTAGACATTATTCTGAAATTGCACTAATGGTTTCAGAGCCCATCAAGCCCCGGTCCGCATCTCGCCTCCTCCAGAGCAATGTGAGTTACACCTACAAGAGGATCATCCAAAAGGAGTTTTCCCTGAATGACCCCCTCCATCAGAGTATAATCCAAGACCCGACATCTCAGTACCTCAAGGCTACGTCATTAACTGACCAGGACCAGGAAGGTAACAGGCCAACTTggctcctcccttcctcttctttctttcaagctatctgctttcaaaaaaaaaaaaaactctctagATCCTGGTTGGCACAGATCCTCTAGAACAGGAGAAAGCGTATCACCCTCGTAAAAAGCTTAGGCAGGACCGACGTACCTTTTCCTCAAGGTGGGGAGTGGAGGAAGGGAGCACACAGCCTTCTGAAGTGCTGTCTTCTTGTTTCTTACAAATATTCTTCCCCATGgctttaaagatgaggaaactgagtttcagagtGTTAATGACTTACTCAGATTGAGCCAGACACCCGTGAGGCGCAGTCATTCGCCATAGAAAGCCTGACCATCGATTAGGACGCGTCCTGCTGTCTTTGATAACACAGTTGTGGGGCAAAACAGCCACTAGGCTGTAACTGTGGTCTCAAGAATGAAATTCAAGTGTCCAAAAATTTTTGTCACACAGATCCAAATTCCATGCTAAGCCTGTTTTTGTCACAGGATGTGTCATCAGTGtacaaaactattttcaaagaTCCAGAGAGGTGATTTTGCAATAGACATGCAGGGCTCTTTCTGATTGGAAGCACGTTGGTGAACAAGCTTTGGATCTGTGACATTTACAGAGTATTttgcattctgtttttttctactgAACATTACTCCAATATTTGCACATTTGGGTGCAGTCTATGTATTTGCCATTTTAGTGGCACCAGGGTATGCAACAGTGCTGCTCTGCGGGGCCAGGGTTGGCTCAGTAGCTCTGTGGCCAACACCGTCATATCTATTACTGTCTTCCCCCACCAGGTTATACCCCAAAGTGGGACGCCCAGACCAGAAGGCACAGTGATAGTCCTTACTACACATTGATTGAAGGAAAACTGGACTGTTTTTCATATGGTCCAGCTTCCTAAACCCCTCCATTGTAGGTCGTGATGAACTCATGAACTCAGAACTTGCAGGATCTCATTCCACCAACGTAACATCTACAAGGGGGCCTACAAATGCTCATGGAGTCCCTGAGCAGTGTGTTGACatagaaaattctaaaaacattaaatattgacCTGCCTGGAGACCTaatttctctccccacccccacccccaataaaCACATGATCTTATACAAAAACAGTAAATACAATGGATTGATTTTCTGGTTTTTTGGCTCTTTTCTCTACCAGTGAAATTCGACATGGGTGCCTACATTTCAACAACAGAGGATTCCAAATTTCCAGTGACCCTAAGAATCTCTAAAACGCATCTCTTCGTGAGTGCCCAAGAAGAAGACGAACCTGTGTTGCTCAAGGTCAGTTGTCTTTGTCCGGCTTTGCCTCCTTGACCTCCTGTGGTTTATAAAGGATCCCAACAGGCAGACACCCCCAGCAGCATGGCCTggtcctctttccttcttcccacgGTCCCTACCTCTCTCAGACTTCTTACCTGTCCTCAGAGGCAACCCGAGCAGCATCTGAGAGAGAGAATAGAGGAGATCAATTGCCTTCTGGCTTCTTATTCCTCTGTCTGGCTGACCCTGCTCTGCTCCCAGCCCCGGGTATCTGTTTACTCCATCCCCCCTTACTGACAACCGCGGTCCATCCTACATGGTCCTCAGCATAGAGACAGTGGGGTCTGCCTCCAGGAACTGAAGGAAGCAACTGAGGTCAGAGAGGACCCATCACCTGCTAAGAGCATGAAGCAGACCGTGGCCTTCTGAGTCCTCCAGTGCCTCTCTATTCCTGGGTGGCTCCATCATCCCTCACCCTATCCCCTCATCCCGTAGAGAGAACAGACGTATATACCCAGCCCACTGCAGCCACAGAGCTGTTCTCTACTGATAAGTAGGCAAAGGTCAAATCCAGCACCTCCTCTCCCCAGCTAGAACTCCTGCCACAGGATCCCTTCTAATGAAAACGGTCTCCACAGCCGAGGGCAGCAGCTTCGTCCTTTTTTGTATTCAACAAGTATTGCTTATGGAGCCTTCTGTTTGTTCAGACAGAGCGCCAGCAGCTATGGAGACAGGGTGTGTCAGAGTCCTCAGCCTTTTAGACCTTAGTCTTCTGAGGATCCCAAGAAGCTTAGGTCCCTTGGAGCCGGTGCACTGTGAGAAAGAGGAAGGACGTTCAGAGGCCAGCGCTTGTAGAGCTTGCATTTGGATTTCATTTCAGGGACAGCGAAGGGCCACTGGAGGCGGGTTCAGACAGTGCAGTGCCCCGACCTCACTTAGATCTCTTACGTGAAGAAGGGACCGGAAGGCAGGCAGAGGAGAAGGCAAAGAGCCCAGGTTGGGGGCTATGACTGTGGTCATGCAGCAGAGCAAAAGAGAGGCTGTGAAGAATTAGAATGGGTCCTAGTTAGAGAGATACCCAACAGGAAATAGAAGAGGAACTCCATTTGCTGAGATGGCTAAAGGTAGGAGAGgaataaatttgagaaataaaatcttcGCCTACATTGAAAACCTCAAGGGAACCTCAGAGGAATACTTATTTCTTTCAGATTTAAAAGAGTAGGGAAGCTGGGTGtggtcatcccagcagctcaggagactgagacaggaggatcaaagccagccacTGCAAAagcaagacgctaagcaactcagggagaccctgcctctaaataaaattcaaaacagggctgagatgtggctcagtggccgagtgcccctgagttcaatccctggtacccaataaataaataagagagtaGGGAAGAAGTGTCTCAACTGGAAAAGTGAAATTCATTTTTCCATGAAAGTACTGCCCGTATCGGTTCACTCACAGGAGGAGCTCAGTCTAAAGAGATCCTTTTCAAAGATTCGGTTCCTGGAATAACTGGGAAGGTGTTTGAGTATGTTTAACCTTTAATTTTTTGActtaaatatggaaataaatgCCGTCTAAATGCTAAATGGCTCCCCTCAGGTGTGACTTACACTATTCGAGGTCACCGTGCTTAGAGGGCTAAGAATCCCCACCGTAGGCCTTTGGTGAAGACAGCAATCGATGCTTGTCCCCGGCTCCCCTGGACACAGTGAGACACCAGTGTCATTGGCAGTCATGactaattaaaatttctttccaaTTAACTAAGAAAATCAACTCCTGTGAATAAGTGGGGCCAGGCCTCCGAGAGGCATGTGGAAATGCCTGACTCACGAGCAAATGAATGAAGAAACCGCATTGTCACGTTGGAGTCACCGTGCTAGAGGGTTGCTCCCCGGGGAAGCATCTTCCTGTCCTCTAACAGAATTCGGTTCTCTTTATCCCAGGAGATGCCAGAGACACCAAAAATCATCACAGGGAGCGACACCAACCTCATCTTCTTCTGGGAAAGTCACAGTGACATGAACTACTTCACCTCGGCCGCCCACCCAGAGCTGCTTATTGCCACAAAGGTGGACAGTGCGGTGCACATGGCCAGGGGCCTCCCCTCGATGACAGAATTCCAGATTTCATAAAACCTAACCTCCGCGGTGGGGTGCACTCCTCTGTGAGGTGGTGACAGTCCGTATGTACCGTGTACATGAAGGAGTCGAATTCTTTACTCTCAGTCACGTGCTGAGAATGGGCTGAGCCTTTGTAATTCTAAATGAATGTTTACCCTCTTTGTAAGAGAAGCACTGACATAGGAGGCTATTTGTTAGAGAACACCCTATACTTTGCAGAGTAccaatcattttaattattcttcTTCATGACATTCTTAAGGAGAGCCACAGGGCTACTGGCTGTGGCTACCAAAAAAGATTCTACCCACATTACAGATGGGTTAACTAAGGCAGAAGAAAACACAGCAGCACTTGGAATTAGAAGCCACAGACTTCATTCCCTCTATGTCTCTTCtgcttctaagttgttcttagaCCCTTCATCAAATAGGATAAGTTTCTGGGACctcagttttattgttttcaagAGAGCTGGAATagacaggcacagtggcgcacccCGGTAATCtcagccattcaggaggctgaggcagaaggatctctagttcaagggcagcctcagcaacttagcaagaccctgtctcaaaatgaaacacaaaaggctgagcatgtggctcagtagtacaatctccagtaccctcccccccaaaaaaaaatagttaattaattaaaaggttTTTTAAAGGGGAGGAATAATACCTTTATCTTTCTGCCTCAATGGTTTTTTAAGACGAATCAGTGAATGAGGTCCTTTTTAGTAAACTACCTCTTGAAGCTGGGCTTAAGAAAGAGAGACCTTGGAATGTTATTTATgaagtattatttatatatatgtatgtgtctaTTTGTTAACATATTTAAGATGATTATaagttattattatatttat
Protein-coding regions in this window:
- the Il1a gene encoding interleukin-1 alpha, which encodes MAKVPDLFEDLKDCYSEDEDYNSTMDHLSLHQKSFYTTSYHSLGETCVDKLMSQSTSETSKTSKLTFKESLVLVSANGKTLKKRRLSFHQPISDDDLEAIAYDLEEEPIKPRSASRLLQSNVSYTYKRIIQKEFSLNDPLHQSIIQDPTSQYLKATSLTDQDQEVKFDMGAYISTTEDSKFPVTLRISKTHLFVSAQEEDEPVLLKEMPETPKIITGSDTNLIFFWESHSDMNYFTSAAHPELLIATKVDSAVHMARGLPSMTEFQIS